CTCCCTCCCCAAATCTGCCGGTAACCCCTCTTAAGATTACCCTTCttcgttctttctttctttcgttttcaAGAACGGGAATGGAGGTCTTTTGTTGTTGACCGGGTTCTTCTTGGGAATCTCGATCGCTGCAGGGCTTCTCAGGTGCGGCAAGAGCTGCAGGCTCAGGTGGATAAACTACCTCCGCCCCGACCTCAAGCGCGGCAActtcaccgaggaagaagacgagcTCATCATCAAGCTCCACAGCTTGCTCGGCAACAAGTGCGTCTCCCCTACCATCGACTTCAaaaaatcttctctttttttttggccccttGACGAGCTCTTGTCTCCCGGGGGATCGCTCTGTTTCTTTGCTCGGAGCCGTCCTTTGTATATTTAATCGCTCCAAGTTCGAGTTTTGAAATTTACCATCGATTTCGTTCGTTTCCAGGTGGTCTCTGATCGCGGGGAGATTGCCCGGAAGAACCGACAACGAGATCAAGAACTACTGGAACACCCACATCAAGCGCAAGCTCGTCAGCCGCGGAATCGACCCCCAGACCCACCGGCCCCTCAACTCCGCCGCCCCCGGCGTTCCTCCGGCGGCCACCTCCCCTCCCTCCTTGCCCGTCACGGAAATCAGCCTCATTAGCTCCAGCCTGCACCGCAGGCCCCACAGCAACGACTACTACGGCCGCGAGAAGCTCGAGCCCAAGGCAGAGCCTCTCCGGGAAGACAACCACTGCACGACGAGCAGCGGCACTACCACCGACGAGGAGCTGAAGGCGCCGCGAAACCGACAGCAAGCCCAGGGCGGAAGCGAACTCAACTTGGAGCTCTCGATCGGCTTGGCCCCGTCCTGTCGTGAGCTCAATCGCAACGCCTCGTCGGTGACTGCGAATACGGCAGAGTCTAAGCTTCAGGAGGTCCCCTACCCGCTCCTCACCGTGCCAACgcccgcggcggcggcggcggcggctgcggcagCAGCGGTGTGCTTATGTTGCCAGTTGGGGTCTCGGAGCGGCGGGATGTGTGGGAATTGCCAGAGCAACGGCGGCTCCTTTGGATACTACGCACAGTTAGGTTCATAGTCTTTCGGGAAAGGAGAAAAGAACAagggaagataaaaaaaaaaaaaaactctagttTGTAATGTTTCTGATTAAAAGTATAGATGCTCACTCGCTTCTGTCACCTGCCCGAACTGAATCAAGCACACCCATTTTGGTTCATTTTGTCATCATGACATTGTTGAAGTAATAGCAACAGATATGGCGCACCTGCTACTGATTCAATTCTCTCTCTGCTCCTTTTTCTCAACCTTTTGTTCTTCCGACTTGTTCTAAATTCTTGCCGaccatctttttgtttttttttttttatttcacttgTTGGAAACGACTGCGAGGGacaagaaagatgaagaaatcaaaaggaTGTTTCATCTGGTGCATCAGGAGATAAAAAGTTATGATCACTAttcattttttagctttttgGTACTATGAATGAAACGAGTCCTGGCAGATAACAGGCGATGACCC
The window above is part of the Eucalyptus grandis isolate ANBG69807.140 chromosome 6, ASM1654582v1, whole genome shotgun sequence genome. Proteins encoded here:
- the LOC104449501 gene encoding transcription factor MYB8, producing the protein MGRSPCCEKAHTNKGAWTKEEDQRLIDYIRLHGEGCWRSLPKSAGLLRCGKSCRLRWINYLRPDLKRGNFTEEEDELIIKLHSLLGNKWSLIAGRLPGRTDNEIKNYWNTHIKRKLVSRGIDPQTHRPLNSAAPGVPPAATSPPSLPVTEISLISSSLHRRPHSNDYYGREKLEPKAEPLREDNHCTTSSGTTTDEELKAPRNRQQAQGGSELNLELSIGLAPSCRELNRNASSVTANTAESKLQEVPYPLLTVPTPAAAAAAAAAAAVCLCCQLGSRSGGMCGNCQSNGGSFGYYAQLGS